From a region of the Haematobia irritans isolate KBUSLIRL chromosome 4, ASM5000362v1, whole genome shotgun sequence genome:
- the LOC142235711 gene encoding uncharacterized protein LOC142235711, whose protein sequence is MAKSPAVGFKQRCNLTKNDVGLLALSAQIHPLQCLDNITVKVSVFRKVGQNLMPFFVESTIDVCDFLQDYKRKIPWGIIYERVSKYTNINHSCPYNHDLIMENFTLSSKGLQLVPIPKGEYILTMKSDSMYSNTSDD, encoded by the exons ATGGCAAAATCTCCAGCAGTTGGTTTCAAGCAG aggtgtaatttgacaaaaaatgacgTGGGTTTGTTGGCTCTTTCTGCTCAAATACATCCATTACAATGTCTTGATAATATTACG GTCAAAGTGAGTGTTTTTCGCAAGGTTGGTCAGAATTTAATGCCTTTCTTTGTGGAATCTACAATAGATGTATGCGATTTCCTGCAGGACTATAAGcgtaaaataccttggggtattATCTACGAACGTGTTTCCAAGTACACTAACATAAATCACTCTTGTCCTTATAAT CATGACTTAATTATGGAAAACTTTACTTTATCCTCAAAAGGACTGCAACTGGTACCTATACCCAAAGGAGAATACATTTTAACAATGAAA TCAGATTCAATGTACTCGAATACGAGTGATGACTAA